In Flavobacterium piscisymbiosum, the sequence GGGCGGAAATTTAGTTGTAGATCATTGCATTTTTACCAAAACCGGAGCTACAGAAAAAGATATGGTTTTTCAAAACAAAGGAATTGTGAACGTAAAAATTACCAACAGCGTTTTCTTTGACAATCCAAAAGTAACGAACCCAATTCGCCTGAACGGAAAAAATAACTCCATTAAAAATTCGGTAATCTACAATTCAGGAGAAATGAAATTATCAGGAAAAGCCGTTTCAGAAAATATAATTGATAAAAATCCTTCGTATCAAGAGGTTAAGAATTTTATACTAAAAGATAAATCACCTCTAAAAGCAGCGGGTACAGATAAAAAAGACATTGGAATTTTAGTTGTTAAATAATTTTAAAAAAAATATATGAGAAGTACAATACTTAAAAATATTTACAAATCAATCTGTTTTGTTCTTGTAGCTGCAGTTTTTGCCTGCGATGCTAATGTAGAAGTAGATCAGACTTTTGAAGAAATATTGGCAGCACAACCAACAGTGGCATCATTTGCCCCAGCGTCTGCACCCATCCAAAGCCTGGTAACCATTACTGGAACAAACTTAAATTTCGTAACTCACGCTTACATTGGTGACGTCGCAGCTGAAATTTATTCTCGTGAAAACCAGCATACTTTAATCATAAAAGTACCAGCCAGTGCAACAGGTGGTACTATCAGATTGACAACAGATTCTAATAAGGAAGCTTCATCAGCAGAGAGTTTGACAATCATTTACCCGGTTCCGGAAATTAAATCTGATATTCCGGTAATGTCGGCGGTAAATGAAGTTATTACGATTACGGGAAAAAATCTTCAAGTGGTAACAAGAGTAACTTTTGGAACCGTTGACGGAATTATCGAACACCAGGATGACCGAACTCTAATTGTGAAAACGCCAAACACAGGACCAAGCCCATTGACTTTAAAGTACAGCTACAACACAGTTTCGGGCGAAGTTTCGGTTCCTTTAAACGACAATTATACCATCGATATTCCAACTCCGGAAGTTTCCGGTTTCCCAAAAGCAGTCTTAAAAAACACGCAAGTGGTTATTGGAGGAACAGATATGAATTTAGTTACGGCAATTAGTTTTGGCGGAACTGCAATTGCAACTTTTGACGTAACCCCAACCAGCGTTTCATTCGCACCGCCGGTAAATTTGCCAACCGGGTTTTATGTAATCAATTTGATTTATGGGGGCGGACTAGTAGTTTCAAGTCCGCAAGTGGCATACATCAATCGTGATGTTCAGACGTATTTTAACTTTGAAACACAAGGAATAGAGGTAATTACTGCGGGTCAGGCTGCACAAATTACGGCTAACCAACTTAACGGAACAGTAGAGCAGCCTCCGTTTCCAAGCAGTACAAGTTACCATCACTTAAAAATGAAGTCTCCAACAGATAATGGAAGCAGTATCGCATACATGAGATTCTCTCTTGCCACAAACACCACTTGGAAAACAGCATTTGACAACGGTGCTTTTAATAACAATCCGGTATTGCATTTTTGGTTGAATACAAACAATACTACGCCAACATTACGCTTGTACGCAACTGCTGCAGCAAGCAAAAAACTGGTTCATTATAATACAAATGGAAAATGGGTTTTAGTAGCTGTTCGTTTAAGAGATATGTTTCCAACGGTTACAGCTTCTGATTTCGCAGGCGGAAACTACATGAGAATGAATTACCTGACAGATAATCAAGCCAATATTCCTTTAGAAGTGAACACAGATTGGTACATCATCACTGATGAAGTTTTGACAGGAGTTGGAGCAGTCGATTTGACAAGCTCTTTTAATTAAAAAATACAAGGATGAAAATTAAAACCATAAAAGCAATAGGGCTTACAGTACTTTTTTTAGTGCTTTCAGATACTGCTTTTGCCCAACAATATGAGCCTCTGTTACTTTTGTCAAAATCTGAAGCAAAGAATATCAGTCAGCATTTAGGTGACTATAAAATTTTAGAAAAATCTTTTTCAAAAGTAAAAAAGGATGCTGATAAAGCATTGGAAAATAAAATTGAAGTACCAATTCCTGTAGATAATGGTGGTGGTTACACGCACGAAAAACACAAAAAAAATTACAGAGAATTGTATTATGCAGGATTGGCTTTTCAAGTTACCGGCGAAAAAAAATATGCCAAATTCGTTGAAGAATTGCTTTTGGAATATGCCAGGATTTATCCAGGTCTGCCCCTGCATCCAAAGAGAAAAGCAGAGCAGAATTCCGGAAAATTATTCTGGCAGGGGCTGAACGATTGCGTTTGGCTGGTACATGGAATCCAGGCGTATGATTTGGTTAAAGAAAGCATCGATGCAAAAAATCGTGAAATTATAGAAAGAGATGTTTTTAGAAGTATGGTTGCCTTTTTAAGCGAAAGCGAAGGCGGTAAGGATACCTTCAATAAAATCCACAATCATGGAACCTGGTCTGTAGCCGGAGTGGGAATGACAGGTTATGTATTAGGTGATAAAGATATGGTGGAACGTGCATTGACCGGTTCGGCAAAAGACAAAAAAACAGGATTTCTGAAACAAATTGATATGCTTTTTTCGCCTGACGGATATTATTCTGAAGGACCATATTATCAACGATATGCATTGCAGCCGTTTATGGTTTTTGCAGAAGCCATCAATAGAAATCAGCCGGAGCTAAAGATTTTTGAATATAGAAAGCAATTGCTTAAAAAAGCATTAAACACGGTTTTGCAATTGACGGATGCCAAGGGTTATTTCTTCCCGATAAATGATGCTTTGAAGGAGAAAAATTATATGACAGAAGAATTGGTTTTTGCCACAAATATTGTCTTTGAAAATTATAACGATGCTTCGGTTTTGCCGGTTATTCAACAGCAAAATGAAGTTTCAATTACAGGACCGGGTTTAAAATCTGCAGAAGCTGTAAATGGAATGAAGAAGCAGGAATTCGTAAAAAAACCGTTGATTATTACAGACGGGCCAGAAGGAACATCAGGTGGTTTGGCGCTTTTCAGAATGCATACGAAGAAAAAAGACGAACAGTTGACAGCAGTTTTCAAATTTGCTTCGCAAGGTATGGGACATGGGCATTTTGATCGTTTGGGAATACTGCTTTTCAATAATGACAAAGAGATTTTGCAAGATTACGGCGCGGCTCGTTTCTTAAATGTAGAATCAAAAAGCGGTGGAAGATATTTGGATGAAAATAAGACCTGGGCACAAACTTCAGTTGCACATAATACGGTAATTATTGATGAAAAATCACATTTCGATGGAGATTGGAAAGAAGCTGAAAAACAAGTACCAAAAACAATTTTCTCTGATATTTCGTCTCCGGAAAAAATACAGATTGCAAGTGCTTTGGAAGTAAATGCATATCCTGGCGTTGAAATGCAAAGAACAGTTGCTTTGATTGGAGCTGATACGCCTTTTATAGTCGATATCTTTTCTTTAAAATCAAAAGAAAACCATCAATACGACTTGAACTTTATGTTCAGCGGTCACATTATGGAAACCGATTTTAAATACGAACCAGCCTTGACAACGCTTTCTCCATTAGGAAAAAATAACGGTTACCAGCATTTATGGAAGTTGGCAGAAGCCAAGGGAAATCAAGGGATTTCAAAATTTACCTGGTTAAATGACAGCCGTTTTTACACGATTTCAACTTTGACAGATGATACAAATAGTCTGGTTTTAACAAGACTTGGAGCAAATGATCCAAATTTCAACTTGAGAAATGAATCGGGTTATATGGTAAGAACGAAAGACAAGAAAAATTACACATTTGTCAGTATTATTGAGCCTCACGGAAGCTTTGACCCAAAACTAGAGTCGGTTCAGGACCCGCATTCAAAAGTAGAAAGTATTCAAATTTTGAAACAAGATGATAATTATACAGCAGTTTTGGTGACTTTCAAAAATAAGAAATCATACACGTTGGCATTTTCAAATAAAGAAGCAAAACCCGATTCAAAACATAAGGTTTCCATTAACGGAAAAAATATGGAGTGGAAAGGAAATTACATATTAATTACAAATTAGGACAAAATGAATATTAAAACAGAAGCATTTTATGTAGAAAACGAAAATCCCTGGGAAACAGTTTCTCAAGGTGTAAAAAGACAAATTACAGGTTATGATGTCAGTATTATGATGGTAAAAGTATCCTTTGAAACAGGAGGAATCGGTCCCATTCACCAGCATTATCATTCGCAGACTTCTTATGTAGTTTCAGGAAAATTTGAAGTGACAATTAATAACGAAAAGAAAATTCTTCAAACAGGAGACGCTTTTTACATTGAGCCCAATATTCTTCACGGAGCAATTTGTCTCGAAGCCGGAATGTTAATAGATGTTTTCAGCCCCATCAGAGAAGATTTTTTACCGTAATCCCTGCCTGCTGCAAGACGTTGAAGTAGCTAATAAACCAATATTTAATCAATAAGGTTTTAGAGCCGTTGATAAAAGTATAAATAAAGAAGGAATTGTGGATATGTGAGGTTTTGCATCTGTAAACGTGCAGTGCGAAAAAAACGTAAAGACCTATTAAGTAGTTAAATAGTAATCTGGCTTGAAAAAGCCTTTTAAAGTAAATTATGAAAGTAAAAGGATTAAGATGGTGGATCATTACCTTGATTGGTATTGCAACAATCATCAATTACATCGACCGTTCTGCATTATCGATTATGTGGCCGGCTATAAGCAAGGATTTGCAAATGGATGAAAAAGATTATGCTTTTGTACTCAATTGCTTCATGATCGCTTATGCCGTGGGACAATCTTTATCGGGCAAGCTTTTTGACAAAATTGGTACGCGTCTTGGGTTTGTAATTGCCATCGGAGTCTGGTCGCTTTCTTCGTTACTTCATTTTGCTGCAAAAGGTGTAATGTCATTAACATTAGTAAGGGTGACACTCGGAATTTCTGAAGCCGGCAACTGGCCAGGCGCCGTAAAAAGTAACTCTGAATGGTTTCCTTTAAAAGAAAGGGCAATTGCACAAGGAATTTTTAATGCAGGAGCTTCTATTGGAAATGTAATTGCACCACTTTTTATCGCTTACATGTTTGCAGGTTATGGATGGAAAACAACCTTTGTCGTTATTGGTGCTATGGGATTAATCTGGATTATTCCGTGGTTAATTGTTTATAAAAAACTTCCAAAAGACCATCCCTGGATTACTGAAGAGGAGAGAAGATTAATCTTAGACGGAAAAGCAGCAACATCAACAGTAGAAGAAGATCAAGTAAAAGGTAAATCAATATCAGAAATACTCTCTTTTAAAGAAAGTTGGGGCGTCATTGCCTGTCGCTTTTTTATGGAACCAATATGGTGGCTTTTTGTGGGTTGGATGCCTTTATATCTTCAAAAAACGTATGGTTTTGATGTAAAGCAAATAGGTCTTTTTGCCTGGGTTCCTTATGTTGGAGCAGCAATAGGAAGTTTAGCAGGCGGATGGTGTTCCGGAATGATTATAGCCAAAACACAATCGGTTGACAAAGGACGAAAAATTGCCATTATCATTGGCGGAGTCATTATGTTTTTAGGATTATTGGCCACCATATTTTACGGAGACACACCACTGAAATTCGTGGTAATCGTTTCTTTCGTATTGTTTGGATTTCAGTTTGCGATTGGAAATATTCAAACATTACCCAGCGACTTGATGGATAAAAAATCAGTGGGAACATTGGCCGGTTTAGGAGGTTCAATAGGAGTTGTTTCTGTTATTTTAATGAATTTTATGATCCCCGTAATCACCCAGACATCCTATACTCCGGCATTTATTATCATTGCCGCCTTTGTGCCGCTGGGAGTCGTTTCAGTCTTCGCATTAATCAGGAAAATACAGCCAGTAAAATAGTTAGAATTTAAATAAACATTATAAATAGAATCAAAATGAAATTAAAAGGAAAAACAGCCGTAGTAACAGGCGGAGCAAGAGATATTGGAAGAGAAGTCGCTATCAAATTAGCTAAAGAAGGTGCCAATGTTGTCGTAAATTATTATTTAAACCAAGAAGATGGGGACACGACTTTGAAATTAATAGAGGAAGCCGGCGGAAAAGCCATTATCGTGCAAGGTGATATGACAAAACAGGAAGATATCGATACCCTGGTAAGCGAATCTAAAAAAGCTTTTGGTGAAGAGGTACACGTTTTAGTAAACGTTGCCGGAGGCCTGATCGCTCGTAAAACAATTGAAGAAATGGACGTAGATTTCTTTGATGTGATGATTAATGTGAATTTTAAATCTGTTTTCCTGGTAACAAAAGCATTCAAGCCATTGATGAAATCAGGTGCTTCAATCATCAACTTCGCTTCTCAGGCGGGTCGTGACGGTGGTGGTCCGGGTGCTGCACTTTATGCTTCTGCAAAAGGTGCTGTGATGACTTATACAAGAGGCTTGGCAAAAGAATTTGGTCCTCAGGGGATCCGTGTAAATGCGCTTTGCCCAGGGATGATTGCAACAGCTTTCCATGATACTTTTACAAAACCGGAAGTTCGTACAAACGTGGCAAACGGAACACCTTTGAGAAGAGAAGGAAAAGCATCTGAAGTAGCTGATTTAGTAGCTTACCTGGCTTCTGACGAATCTTCTTTCCTGACAGGGAACAACATTGATATCAACGGTGGTTTGGCATTTAGTTAATAATTTAGAATAAAAATAAATGAAGAAAGTAGTCACTTTTGGTGAAATACTAGCCAGGTTGACACCTCCGGGATTTAAAAAAATATCCCAGACCAATCAGCTTGAAATTTATTATGGAGGGACCGAGACAAATGTTTCGGTTTCCCTTTCCATTTTAGGTTGCAAAGCTGTTCACGTTAGCCGGGTTTCAGATGATTTCTTAGGCAAAGCTGCTATTTGCAATCTAAAAAGTAATGGAGTCGATACTTCTTTTGTACAAAAAGGGGAAGAACCTTTGGGCTTATATTTTGCAGAACCTGGAGCTGTTGTTCGTTCGGGTGTCATTGCTTACAACCGAAATCATTCGGCTTTCAGAGCATTAAAACCAAATTCAATTCCGTGGGTTTCAATCTTAAAAGATGCCGACTGGTTTCACTGGACAGGAATTACACCTGCTCATTCTGAAAATAATTTTCTGGCTTTAAAAGAAGGTTTGATGGTTGCCAAAGAAATGGGAGTAACCGTTTCTTGTGATCCTGCATACCGGGCCGGACTTTGGAAATATGGAAGAAAAGCTGGTGAAGCCTTAAAAGAATTAGTAGCTCTTTCAGATGTTTTTATCGGAGGATCTGAAGAATTCAATGAACTTTTAGGCACTGATTTTTCGTTTTCTGATGAAGATTTTAAAGACGGAAGCAAGGCATTGATGGCACAATTTCCCAGGCTGAAAAAGGTTTATGACAAGACAAGAACCGGAAAGAATGCGTCGTGGCACAAAATCGAAGCCCGAATGTGGAATGGTAAAGATATGTTTTCCTGCGAACCGATTGAAATAACCCACATCGTAGACCGAATAGGGACAGGAGATGCGTTTGCAGCCGGAGCGATTTTTGGAGAACTCCATAATTTTTCTGAAGAAGATTCGGTGGCTTTTGCCAATGCAGCTTGTGCCATAAAACATACGATCGAAGGTGACGCCAATTTGGCCGACTTTAACGAAATAAACCAAATTGCGGAAGGAAATACTTCCGGTAGATTAATACGATAAACAATGGCAGGATTTTCAAAATTACAGGTTTTAAATGCGATAAATGAAAACGGAATAGTTCCCGTTTTTTACCACCAGGAAGCGAATGTCTGCAAAGAAATTCTGAAAGCGGTCTATGATGGAGGTATTCGGATTTTTGAATTTACAAATAGGGGAGACAACGCCCACAAGGTTTTTGAAGAATTGGTGACTTTCGCCCAGGAAAAACTTCCGAATTTAATCTTGGGAATCGGTTCGGTAATTGATGCGGGAACTGCTTCATTATATATTCAGAGTGGTGCCAATTTTATAGTTGCGCCAATTGTTAACCATGAAGTTGCTTCAACTTGCAATAGAAGAAAAATCCCCTGGATGCCGGGTTGTGGTTCTTTGACCGAAATTAATTATGCTGAAAGTCTTGGTGCTGATATCGTAAAGATTTTTCCGGCACAGCAGGTTGGTGGCCCAGAATTTATAAAAGCAGTAAAAGGTCCGTGTCCGTGGTCAAACATTATGCCAACAGGCGGTGTACAACCTGAAGACGAAAATCTAAAAGAGTGGTTTTCTGCAGGCGCACATTGCGTTGGCTTAGGTTCT encodes:
- a CDS encoding cupin domain-containing protein, giving the protein MNIKTEAFYVENENPWETVSQGVKRQITGYDVSIMMVKVSFETGGIGPIHQHYHSQTSYVVSGKFEVTINNEKKILQTGDAFYIEPNILHGAICLEAGMLIDVFSPIREDFLP
- a CDS encoding bifunctional 4-hydroxy-2-oxoglutarate aldolase/2-dehydro-3-deoxy-phosphogluconate aldolase, which encodes MAGFSKLQVLNAINENGIVPVFYHQEANVCKEILKAVYDGGIRIFEFTNRGDNAHKVFEELVTFAQEKLPNLILGIGSVIDAGTASLYIQSGANFIVAPIVNHEVASTCNRRKIPWMPGCGSLTEINYAESLGADIVKIFPAQQVGGPEFIKAVKGPCPWSNIMPTGGVQPEDENLKEWFSAGAHCVGLGSQLFVKNKEGHFDFEEIKRAAKLSVEAFKKYKK
- a CDS encoding alginate lyase family protein gives rise to the protein MKIKTIKAIGLTVLFLVLSDTAFAQQYEPLLLLSKSEAKNISQHLGDYKILEKSFSKVKKDADKALENKIEVPIPVDNGGGYTHEKHKKNYRELYYAGLAFQVTGEKKYAKFVEELLLEYARIYPGLPLHPKRKAEQNSGKLFWQGLNDCVWLVHGIQAYDLVKESIDAKNREIIERDVFRSMVAFLSESEGGKDTFNKIHNHGTWSVAGVGMTGYVLGDKDMVERALTGSAKDKKTGFLKQIDMLFSPDGYYSEGPYYQRYALQPFMVFAEAINRNQPELKIFEYRKQLLKKALNTVLQLTDAKGYFFPINDALKEKNYMTEELVFATNIVFENYNDASVLPVIQQQNEVSITGPGLKSAEAVNGMKKQEFVKKPLIITDGPEGTSGGLALFRMHTKKKDEQLTAVFKFASQGMGHGHFDRLGILLFNNDKEILQDYGAARFLNVESKSGGRYLDENKTWAQTSVAHNTVIIDEKSHFDGDWKEAEKQVPKTIFSDISSPEKIQIASALEVNAYPGVEMQRTVALIGADTPFIVDIFSLKSKENHQYDLNFMFSGHIMETDFKYEPALTTLSPLGKNNGYQHLWKLAEAKGNQGISKFTWLNDSRFYTISTLTDDTNSLVLTRLGANDPNFNLRNESGYMVRTKDKKNYTFVSIIEPHGSFDPKLESVQDPHSKVESIQILKQDDNYTAVLVTFKNKKSYTLAFSNKEAKPDSKHKVSINGKNMEWKGNYILITN
- a CDS encoding IPT/TIG domain-containing protein, giving the protein MRSTILKNIYKSICFVLVAAVFACDANVEVDQTFEEILAAQPTVASFAPASAPIQSLVTITGTNLNFVTHAYIGDVAAEIYSRENQHTLIIKVPASATGGTIRLTTDSNKEASSAESLTIIYPVPEIKSDIPVMSAVNEVITITGKNLQVVTRVTFGTVDGIIEHQDDRTLIVKTPNTGPSPLTLKYSYNTVSGEVSVPLNDNYTIDIPTPEVSGFPKAVLKNTQVVIGGTDMNLVTAISFGGTAIATFDVTPTSVSFAPPVNLPTGFYVINLIYGGGLVVSSPQVAYINRDVQTYFNFETQGIEVITAGQAAQITANQLNGTVEQPPFPSSTSYHHLKMKSPTDNGSSIAYMRFSLATNTTWKTAFDNGAFNNNPVLHFWLNTNNTTPTLRLYATAAASKKLVHYNTNGKWVLVAVRLRDMFPTVTASDFAGGNYMRMNYLTDNQANIPLEVNTDWYIITDEVLTGVGAVDLTSSFN
- a CDS encoding MFS transporter; the encoded protein is MKVKGLRWWIITLIGIATIINYIDRSALSIMWPAISKDLQMDEKDYAFVLNCFMIAYAVGQSLSGKLFDKIGTRLGFVIAIGVWSLSSLLHFAAKGVMSLTLVRVTLGISEAGNWPGAVKSNSEWFPLKERAIAQGIFNAGASIGNVIAPLFIAYMFAGYGWKTTFVVIGAMGLIWIIPWLIVYKKLPKDHPWITEEERRLILDGKAATSTVEEDQVKGKSISEILSFKESWGVIACRFFMEPIWWLFVGWMPLYLQKTYGFDVKQIGLFAWVPYVGAAIGSLAGGWCSGMIIAKTQSVDKGRKIAIIIGGVIMFLGLLATIFYGDTPLKFVVIVSFVLFGFQFAIGNIQTLPSDLMDKKSVGTLAGLGGSIGVVSVILMNFMIPVITQTSYTPAFIIIAAFVPLGVVSVFALIRKIQPVK
- a CDS encoding SDR family NAD(P)-dependent oxidoreductase — translated: MKLKGKTAVVTGGARDIGREVAIKLAKEGANVVVNYYLNQEDGDTTLKLIEEAGGKAIIVQGDMTKQEDIDTLVSESKKAFGEEVHVLVNVAGGLIARKTIEEMDVDFFDVMINVNFKSVFLVTKAFKPLMKSGASIINFASQAGRDGGGPGAALYASAKGAVMTYTRGLAKEFGPQGIRVNALCPGMIATAFHDTFTKPEVRTNVANGTPLRREGKASEVADLVAYLASDESSFLTGNNIDINGGLAFS
- a CDS encoding sugar kinase → MKKVVTFGEILARLTPPGFKKISQTNQLEIYYGGTETNVSVSLSILGCKAVHVSRVSDDFLGKAAICNLKSNGVDTSFVQKGEEPLGLYFAEPGAVVRSGVIAYNRNHSAFRALKPNSIPWVSILKDADWFHWTGITPAHSENNFLALKEGLMVAKEMGVTVSCDPAYRAGLWKYGRKAGEALKELVALSDVFIGGSEEFNELLGTDFSFSDEDFKDGSKALMAQFPRLKKVYDKTRTGKNASWHKIEARMWNGKDMFSCEPIEITHIVDRIGTGDAFAAGAIFGELHNFSEEDSVAFANAACAIKHTIEGDANLADFNEINQIAEGNTSGRLIR